A window of Phaseolus vulgaris cultivar G19833 chromosome 4, P. vulgaris v2.0, whole genome shotgun sequence genomic DNA:
attatgtttttgagtttgaaaaggatgataataataatatgagtgaaataattttaagactaaaataaaaaacaaagaaaaaagagtGCTGTTATTAATCGAACTGATATTCAAATTTGGCAGAAGTCATTTTTCCATTTATCTTTCTGGTTTTTGTTATCCATTCATTTTCTTTTGGCATACCCAAAAAGCAAGTCCAATCTTAGAAAGTGAAAAGTTTGGGGTAAGATTCTCCTAGTGTTACATTATTCTGTTGTTGCTTGTTAATGTTTTGGTACAAGTGAAGTGTCCAAAATCAGTAAAATGTTATCACTGAGATGAAATTTTCATAAACTTATGCAGACTTTGATATCTTCAAAGATTTCATATGTAAGTTTTACAAGAACTCAAAGAAACACTGGTTTAAGAGTTTCAAAGAGAAGCAACCAGTAGTCTTGTCTTTGCCATTGCATTGTTTGCCTAAAAGTGGTATTAATTAATGGTTTATAGAACTCTTGCTGTAACAAAATAGCACACTACCATTAATGATTCTTTGACTCTAAATCACATTGAACTGTTAGTGATGAAAGATAATACAATGCAGAAACAACATCAGTGATGATAACGTTGAGTGAGATGGGTGGACAAATTTCTCCAAAAACTTCACAAACAACCACCAAAATTATTGTAGGATATATGTTATACTACTATTTACCAATGATTTCAAAAGCTCTAGCCACCTAGATTGTTCATATACAATGTCATACGTCCAAGATTTTGTAGCTTCTCTAACTCATATTTTTTCTGGTCATTGGTTAGATGCATTTGTGATGGAAGGTTGAATTAGACATGAGATTTGATCGCCAATATAAAAATGTAGGAAAGCTTAGAAAATGTCGGGTAGAAATGTTGGAAAACTCGTCAAGAAATGtgatcaaattatatataaaaatgtagGAAAGTTTAGAAAATGTTGGGTAGAAATATTGGAGAACTTTTTCATAAATATGGTCAAACTATAATGGGTGTTTCTCCCTGCACCCTCAACAAATggcttcctgcaccccatcatTTTCGAAAAAGATCATTTTAcccttttaaaaataacttttagatTAGTTTTTTTCgaatatttttggaatttaCTTTCCAAAACACATTCTATGAATTCCGGATTTATCATTccgaaaattaaaaaaatgtgtttcagAAAGGATATTCCATAATGATTTTTTGTCTTCTAAATTTTCTATTCTGGAAACACGAACCTTATTCCAGAAACACCTTTTGTTTACGGAATCCCTATTTCAGAATCACCCAAAATTATTAAGGATAATTTTAGTATTTCAAAGAAtgtagggtgcaggaagaaaattGTAGGGGTGCATGAAGAAATACCCAACTATAATACATAGCTGCATACATACCTCAATTTTCCATGTTGATTTTATATACTTGAATTACACTTAAATTCTAATATTAGAAATTTTGTATtgtctaaaaaaataattaaattatagtaCATACGCAAGCTTTAGCTTTCTTACCAATATTAGTTGGATTTGTGGGGTCATCTAATATCGGACCTCCCTCTGTTTCTTCTAatttaaaaaaggaaaataatagattaaattgaattttattaaatagATCCATTTAGATCAAATttttactttcattttttaatgaattgactaatggatttttttgtcattataattcaaaaataaaatttattgaatcAATGTTGTTTGTCACCTCTACTTAAATTTATAGTTGAGAAACTAGAAATAATTCTGAAAATTATTTCAGtacttcaaatttcaaaagaCTAAAAAgcataattaagaaaaaatatcacTTACGTTATTTTGATTTTACATTCGTGGTTGTAAACAGTGATAAAAACATTCAGTGCTTAATGTGATCCCATATGGATCAAGGAGGCACTACCATTTACATTGGCATTTAAGCACCAAATTGAGGAATTTATCTTACAGAATCAAATATAGTTTGATAATGTAACAAGGTTTGCTTAGTTACAACAATGTCAATCCCTTTGTTTGGTTTTCAGCTAGAAAATTACAGGCATCAGAAagtaaaatggaaaaaaaaaatcatatctgTTTTCCAATTGAACATGATTTTAAACTGagttttaacataattttaccTTGAAACTGAGTTTGGAATGGATGTAAAGAAAATTGTTTTCATATACTGAGTTCACCTAGAGAATTCCATCTAAACTTAAATTTACACACTTTAATTCAAACAGTCTTGGTTATGCAACACCATCACTTCCCAAGTTGTTGTTTTTTTCTGCTTTAAGTGAAAGCTTCATGATCTCATTATTTAGTCATCAAAACAAGCTAGAGTTTTGGCACTGTTTTTTTCTATTGAACTCTCTCTAACACCCTttactataataaaaaatgatgaAAGGAACAAAAACCATTTcagaaaatagaataaaaatgagCCACAATGAGCATACCCCTTCTATGAAATTGTATGGGGGCAAAATAGACGTGGCAGATTATATTAAGTTTAATAGTGAGGAagttaaaggatgatgagcTGTGAGTTCCATagtgtgtatatatatgtacaATTGGAGATGTTTATGAAGTAAGATACAACTAAAGAATACCAGTAAAACAGCTTCATTCATTCCCTGGCAATGGCATATGAAATGTATATATACATGCAGGATAATGGATGAGTTGCATATCATCATGATTCATCAGGTTTTGGCTCCAAAATGACAGGGATCTTCTCCTTGTGATCACCTCTCAAAACCTCCACAATCACCTGAATATCAACATTATTAACCATTAAACTAGGAATATAAAGCAGGTTTAAATGGATACACATTGAGTCTCTCGATGCAAGTTTTTAGCACAGGGTGAGATGTTTTACATAGAGGCAATTTCACAGACCAAAAGTCAGAAAGACAAACCAAGACACATCAACAACAAGTTTAAAAACAGATTAAGAAAATAGATAGATGTTCATAGGATGGATTTGGCTTGGTTGTCCCTACTCAGCCTGAACTTTTTATAAGGTCATTTAATCTGAATTTGTTCTGAACAAGACTCAAGACTCAGCAGCAATGTATGGAACACGATAGATTCAGGACTTTCTGTTGACATAATACATCAGACTTTTAACATTATATGTAGGTAAATCATAAAATTAAAGTATGACCTTAAATTTAAGGTATATTTTAAAACACACATATAAGTTTAATTTCTATCCAGTAATGTAAATATTCTTTACTGTCAGTCAATAAATTACTATCTAAGATAGTTATTATATAAGCTAACAAATTTAAGTTACACACATATAAGATAGTTATTATATAACAAATTTATCATACATAACAAGATGTGATTGATAACAGTATGAAGAACCTTTACAATGTAGTGCATTCTAATCAAATTCACAAAATATAATATCAGATTTTGTAAAATGTTACGTTAAGAAGTATTGtaactaatatttattaaagaGTGTATTAAGAATATGTGCATCAAGCCAGGTTGGGATGAGTGAAGTATAATCCAAACTCTTCCTTAAAACAACTTGATCTAATTTCTAAAATCTGAACCTGTTCAAATTAGCTTTGACTTGAGCTTGGTTAGTCAGACAGAACAGTCTTAAACAGCCATAAAACGAGATAACCCTTTTGTTCCATTCCTCCAAAACTTTCATTTTTCTGTTGATTATTACTATTCAGACAAACTTATGAGTTATTATGATACACAAGTTACAATGAAGGTTGTACAGACAAAAGCAAATAAGATATTTAATTTGACTCTTTCCAGAGTGCCCAAATATTAACAGGGTATATTATATACTACCTCCATGACTACAATTTAAGGGTTTCTTTACATAGATTaagaataacaataaatatGCTGCCATGTCAACCGGATGCTCAAACACAAGATGAAGCTATTTGAAAATGTTCTTACATCCCTTTTTTTATTTGCTTTGGAAATCCAGTCCAGGATTTAATAATAGTTTTGAAAACAATAGAGCAGTTGAATCAGCACCATACCTTTTCCCCCACTTTACACTGGTCAAGAATTCTGTACAAATCACTTCCATTAGTGACCTTCTTGTCATTCACAGATGTTATGATGTCACCTAAAATGAGTCTACCATAAGAGTCACGCTTTGTTGATTGCAAGCCCTGAAAAGTAGAAATTAGACAGGCTCCATTGAAAAATTGTAACTAAGTAAATTAAGATAAAGCAATACAACATTAGTTTTAATGTGAAAATGAAGCTTAAGACATGTTATTGGCATTAAAATTTTGAGTGACCAGCTTTAGGGCGGTGCTAAAGAGGCTTATGTTAACAAGAAATCTATGCTACTATTTGGTTCATATAGCTGAAATTTCGAAATGAATTTCCTCtcttacataaaaataatatatgaacAAACTTACTGCTTTTCCAGCAGGACCATTGGCAGGAGCATCTAAGACCAGCACTCCACTTACACCCAACTGCTCCACAGACTGATCTGGAGCAAACTTAATCCCTAAAATAGGTCTTGTAACCTTCCCAAACTTCACCAATTGGTCAACAATACCATTTACCTAAATATATAGAACAACAAGCACATTAGCAATTTTATTTAGAGGATCTCTATGTTTCCATCAAAAGTTGTCCCCTGAAGAAAGAATtggatatataaattaaaaccaGGTCAAAGTAAGAACTCACAGTGTCCACTGGAATAGAAAATCCAACACCAGAGGACGCACCAGATGGAGAATATATGGCTGTATTtatcccaatgaggtttccaGAACTATCTAAGAGAGGCCCTCCACTGTTACCAGGATTAATTGCTGCATCTGTCTGTATAACATCTTGAATTGGACGACCAGTTGCAGCAGAACTAATTTCTCGCCTAAGTCCACTATTGAAGAGGTATGTATGTATTAGTGAAACGCAATCAACAgaaaagaaacataaaaaagaaaaaacagagtaTCCAGCTTTCAAGTTACTAAGTATCAGCATAATGGTGTGaacttttgaaaaacagtaTTAACCTAAGGAATACCATGCTTAAAAGAGTAGATTTTGTATGAACTATGACACATCTTTATTCAGGAAAGGGATTAATGGCATAATGGCATCCcactagaagaaaaaaaaattgatttctacaATAAGATTTTCCCACAAGTCCATTATAAAAGTTAATCATCCCAACAAATATTTATAGGAAAAGGAATGAATTAAGTACAACTAATCAAACTTTTTCATAAGTTAAAATCAACTTATGTGCACGTAAGCAACAGATGCAGTCACATTTTTTGGCACAATAATATCTTCCATTCATCTTCTCAGAtgtttctaattttaaatttgcaaTACAATGCATGTCATCATGAAAACTACCCCAGAAAGTGACATTGGGAACAAGAAAGCAACAGTTGCTACTTCTACACTcctaaatataaaatgtttgatTGACAAATATATAATCTGACACAAGGAAAGGAAAAGGAATACCAAAGTAGAAACTGTGTTTTTTAGGTAATGAGAGTTACATCAAAATATTCACTTCACAGTTTTAAGTTTCATACCTGATAACCCCAGTTGTGAGTGTGTGATCTAGTCCAAACTGCAAGATAAGAATGAATGAGGAATCATATTCGCATATTCAAGAAGAGTTGAACGTATCAATcatcaacaaaaaaaatagcAATTAAGCCATGAATACAGCTCCATGAAGCAGTTTGGCAGCAATTACAAGGTACCAACAATGACAATTTACCAATttagtaattttctttttatcttttatagaAAGGTCTGTTTTGTTTTGAACTCGCCCCTATTTACACAATTGAATTGCgcattcaaaaaaatatataacatgtGAAAACACTAATATTTCTATATAGAGATATGCACGACAGAATAACTTAGATCTCCAATGcatttttaacataaatttttGCATACACATTTACAACAGGAGCAGGAAATGCTGATTAAATAAGTATATACTTATGCAATCTATATGTTAGATTAAATTAGACAACtgttaaaaatatgatttaaacAAAATCTCCTCGATTAGCTAAAGCTCATCATTTCTTTATATTGGAAAAATCATAGataatgaatatatataacACAAATGCATTGATCGGTATGAACATCTCACCGGGTTCCCAATAGCATAAACCTTCTGACCAACAAGCAAGTCA
This region includes:
- the LOC137836741 gene encoding protease Do-like 1, chloroplastic; this encodes MATCSLISTRFHSPSSSLFRSSTIKPTTTIQLSKSLHLHAPTLFLLRLPSPKLPIPLLPKLSIPKSLLLLCTSLALSFTLLVSNADSAAAFVVTSPRKLQSDELATVRLFQENTPSVVYITNLAVKQDAFTLDVLEVPQGSGSGFVWDKEGNIVTNYHVIRGASDLKVTLADQSTYDAKVVGFDQDKDVAVLHVEAPKDKLRPIPIGVSADLLVGQKVYAIGNPFGLDHTLTTGVISGLRREISSAATGRPIQDVIQTDAAINPGNSGGPLLDSSGNLIGINTAIYSPSGASSGVGFSIPVDTVNGIVDQLVKFGKVTRPILGIKFAPDQSVEQLGVSGVLVLDAPANGPAGKAGLQSTKRDSYGRLILGDIITSVNDKKVTNGSDLYRILDQCKVGEKVIVEVLRGDHKEKIPVILEPKPDES